In one window of Maribacter sp. BPC-D8 DNA:
- a CDS encoding AraC family transcriptional regulator: protein MKPVVENIGLLNSKQSFHFFKLEVSNFKPFWHYHPELELTLIIKGRGTRFVGNSILPFTVNDLVLLGANLPHNYTSVADNQNISHEAIIIQFPKDIFKSFKECEMLHQLYIDAERGIQFKNPSEKTLQLLNDFDTLSKLQQLSVLIEILDDLYNDNDRNYLSSSTYHHHLASSKTQNKIKSVTSYILENLDKKLTVTIMADRTNMVEQSFCRWFKNAVGHSFITFLNLARIEQACIHLSTSDKLIQAIAFDCGFDSLSHFNRTFKKLKGMSPREYRT from the coding sequence ATGAAACCTGTAGTAGAAAATATTGGCTTATTGAATAGTAAGCAGTCATTTCATTTCTTTAAACTGGAGGTAAGTAATTTTAAACCCTTTTGGCATTATCATCCTGAGTTGGAGCTTACCCTTATAATTAAAGGTCGAGGCACTAGATTTGTGGGTAACAGCATTTTACCCTTTACCGTTAATGACCTAGTCCTTCTTGGGGCTAATCTTCCGCATAATTATACCTCGGTAGCTGATAATCAAAACATTAGTCATGAGGCTATTATAATACAGTTTCCAAAAGATATTTTCAAGTCTTTCAAAGAATGTGAGATGTTACATCAACTATACATTGATGCAGAAAGAGGGATTCAATTTAAAAATCCTTCAGAAAAAACACTTCAATTATTGAACGATTTTGATACTTTAAGTAAACTACAGCAACTATCTGTTTTAATTGAAATACTAGATGATTTATATAATGATAATGACAGAAATTATCTTTCTTCCTCAACGTATCACCATCATCTGGCAAGTTCAAAAACTCAAAATAAAATTAAATCGGTAACAAGTTATATTCTTGAAAATTTAGATAAGAAATTAACGGTAACTATAATGGCCGATAGAACTAATATGGTAGAACAATCTTTCTGCCGTTGGTTTAAAAATGCAGTCGGTCATTCTTTTATTACCTTTTTAAATTTGGCTAGAATAGAACAAGCCTGCATTCATTTATCAACTTCTGACAAATTAATACAGGCTATAGCTTTTGATTGTGGCTTTGATAGCCTATCGCATTTTAATAGAACCTTTAAAAAATTAAAAGGTATGAGTCCGAGAGAATATAGGACTTAA
- a CDS encoding phytanoyl-CoA dioxygenase family protein, whose product MHIKELLDKTYSLSKDQIDFYQKHRFIKLKDVFDSKTLSYFNDVISKKVMELNKAPKPLDKRDTYGKAFVQLFNLWKEDDSIKTFVFSKRLAQIASNLLQVDGVRLYHDQALFKEAGGGITPWHADQYYWPLQTDKTVTTWIPLQGTPLSMGPLEFSAGSHEIMDGRDLSISDESEKVIQNRLKVTDFEHVIEPFDVGEISFHSGWVFHRAGANTTNEMRKVMTIIYMDKDMKLQEPANAGQQNDWDTWCPGVKIGETINSPLNPILY is encoded by the coding sequence ATGCATATAAAAGAATTACTTGATAAGACCTATTCCCTTTCAAAAGATCAAATCGATTTTTATCAAAAACACCGATTTATAAAATTGAAAGATGTTTTTGATAGTAAAACCCTATCCTATTTTAATGATGTAATTTCTAAGAAAGTTATGGAGTTAAATAAGGCGCCTAAGCCCTTAGATAAAAGAGATACATATGGCAAAGCCTTTGTACAATTATTTAATTTATGGAAAGAAGATGATAGCATTAAAACATTTGTATTTTCTAAACGCCTTGCCCAAATAGCTTCAAATTTATTACAAGTCGATGGGGTACGCCTATATCATGATCAGGCTTTATTTAAAGAAGCCGGTGGAGGAATTACGCCTTGGCACGCCGATCAATATTATTGGCCTTTACAAACAGATAAAACTGTTACAACGTGGATACCGTTACAAGGCACACCATTGTCAATGGGTCCGCTTGAATTTAGTGCTGGCAGTCATGAAATTATGGATGGTAGAGATTTATCAATAAGTGATGAGAGTGAAAAAGTAATTCAAAACAGATTGAAAGTAACTGATTTTGAACATGTTATAGAGCCGTTTGATGTTGGTGAGATTAGCTTTCACTCTGGCTGGGTATTTCATCGCGCTGGTGCCAATACTACTAATGAAATGCGAAAAGTTATGACCATAATCTACATGGATAAAGATATGAAACTGCAAGAGCCAGCTAATGCCGGACAACAGAATGATTGGGATACTTGGTGCCCAGGAGTGAAAATAGGTGAAACTATAAATTCTCCGTTAAATCCTATACTATATTAA
- a CDS encoding sugar phosphate isomerase/epimerase, whose translation MATIKYLYPHWGSENLTAKEFIELVISKGFEGIEINLPNDKTFENELLDELQNIRKRNPSFIVVLQQVLPVKKETVQEYISNVLKQLKRTLPYQPDFINSHTGKDHYSFDENSKVIEAIESFSSKHKIPIYHEIHRGRFTFHSASTLTYLQKYPKLKLVGDLSHWCVTSESMLQDQEHVLEQIFPHIIHIHARIGFEQCPQVNNPFAPEWEAYLDQFMTWWQRIIKQHQTLSNFTITPEFGPFPYMPQAPFSKEPLANQLELNIEMKKYLESKLSQV comes from the coding sequence ATGGCTACTATTAAATATTTATATCCGCATTGGGGTAGCGAAAATTTGACAGCGAAAGAATTTATCGAGTTGGTAATATCAAAGGGTTTTGAAGGTATAGAAATAAATCTGCCAAATGATAAAACCTTTGAAAATGAATTATTAGATGAATTACAAAATATAAGAAAACGTAACCCTAGCTTCATAGTTGTCTTGCAACAAGTGTTACCGGTAAAAAAAGAAACGGTTCAAGAATATATTTCAAACGTTTTAAAACAATTGAAAAGAACATTACCATATCAGCCAGATTTTATAAATTCTCATACAGGAAAAGACCATTATTCTTTTGATGAGAATTCTAAAGTAATTGAAGCTATTGAATCCTTTTCTTCAAAACATAAAATTCCTATATATCATGAAATTCATAGAGGGCGCTTTACTTTTCATTCAGCTTCTACCCTAACCTATTTACAAAAATATCCGAAGTTAAAATTAGTGGGCGATTTATCGCATTGGTGCGTAACCTCTGAAAGTATGCTTCAGGACCAAGAGCATGTATTAGAGCAGATTTTTCCACATATAATACATATTCATGCCCGAATAGGTTTTGAGCAATGTCCTCAAGTGAATAATCCTTTTGCACCAGAATGGGAAGCATACTTAGACCAATTTATGACTTGGTGGCAAAGAATTATCAAACAGCATCAAACATTGTCTAATTTTACTATAACCCCAGAGTTTGGACCATTTCCGTATATGCCACAAGCACCTTTTAGTAAAGAACCGCTAGCTAATCAGCTAGAATTAAATATTGAAATGAAAAAATACTTAGAAAGTAAACTTTCTCAAGTATGA
- a CDS encoding GreA/GreB family elongation factor, which yields MSRGFVKEEDQEEIPMVPPRADLPNGAVNYVTKIGYDNLLEERNDLSHEKESLQHDNEKERRIANNLINAKLQLLNERIASAKIVTLNEQPQNEVRFGATVKVIIDNAQIPQQFQIVGVDEANIAKGKISFLSPIARVLISKHVGDTSILNLGKVERVFKIVDISYK from the coding sequence ATGAGCAGAGGGTTTGTTAAGGAAGAAGATCAAGAAGAAATACCGATGGTGCCACCTAGGGCAGATTTACCTAACGGAGCGGTTAATTATGTAACCAAAATTGGGTATGACAATTTGTTGGAAGAAAGAAATGATTTATCACATGAAAAAGAATCTTTACAACACGACAACGAAAAAGAAAGACGTATTGCGAATAATTTAATCAATGCTAAATTACAGTTGCTGAATGAGCGAATTGCAAGCGCAAAAATTGTAACCTTAAATGAACAACCTCAGAACGAGGTTCGTTTTGGTGCAACAGTAAAAGTAATAATTGATAATGCTCAAATACCACAACAATTTCAAATCGTTGGTGTTGATGAAGCAAACATAGCAAAAGGTAAAATTTCGTTTCTATCGCCGATTGCTCGAGTTTTAATATCTAAACATGTTGGTGATACTTCTATCTTAAACTTAGGTAAGGTTGAGCGTGTGTTTAAAATTGTAGATATATCGTACAAATAA
- a CDS encoding LytR/AlgR family response regulator transcription factor — protein sequence MEAIQITCMIVDDEPMAVNLVESYVEKTPYLKLKKKCNSAIEAMQYLNTEKVDLLFLDIQMPDLTGLEFSKMLPKQSRVIFTTAFDQYALEGFKVEALDYLLKPFDYAEFLTASNKALEYFSLVRGKASTTVVSEEKEFLFVKSEYKQLRIKLADVLYFEGLKDYIKIWLKDNPKPILTLMSLKSLEEELPGSHFMRVHRSFIVSLKYVEVIERSQIIINKQRITVSEQYKPQFIEYISNNSLNS from the coding sequence ATGGAAGCTATTCAAATAACCTGTATGATTGTTGACGATGAGCCAATGGCTGTCAACTTAGTAGAAAGCTATGTAGAGAAAACTCCTTATTTAAAACTAAAGAAGAAGTGTAATAGTGCTATTGAAGCTATGCAATATTTGAATACCGAAAAAGTGGATTTGCTATTTTTAGATATTCAGATGCCCGATTTAACCGGATTGGAATTTTCAAAAATGTTACCAAAACAATCTAGAGTTATTTTTACAACTGCATTTGATCAATATGCTTTAGAAGGTTTTAAAGTAGAGGCTTTAGACTACCTATTAAAACCATTTGATTATGCAGAATTCTTAACTGCATCAAACAAAGCTCTAGAGTATTTTTCATTAGTTAGGGGTAAAGCTTCTACCACTGTGGTATCTGAAGAAAAAGAGTTCCTTTTTGTAAAATCTGAATACAAACAACTGCGAATTAAACTTGCCGATGTGCTTTATTTCGAAGGATTGAAAGATTATATAAAAATTTGGTTGAAAGATAATCCTAAACCAATATTGACTTTAATGAGTCTCAAAAGTTTAGAAGAAGAATTACCTGGTTCGCACTTCATGCGCGTTCATAGATCTTTTATTGTATCTCTAAAATATGTTGAAGTAATTGAGCGTAGCCAAATTATTATCAATAAACAACGTATTACAGTTTCTGAACAATACAAACCTCAGTTTATAGAATACATTAGTAATAATTCATTGAATTCTTAA
- a CDS encoding sensor histidine kinase: MIAQHLLIWLVLFSMPFILSYSEDQDLNRLIAHFFIPMLFYAIIFYTNFLMLIDRFLFAKKTWTFIGINLIMISLFILVKEQLEDNFFKELIRKPMENGRTGPPLKLFLYVQMLSYAAPLLFSIAIKSTKRLVRTEAERKEAANFKLQTELQHLRYQLQPHFFFNSLNNIYSLVDLSPDKAKSTIHSLGKLMRYLLYETNTELVSLGKEIEFMRKYIELMKLRLTDKTIVESSFPISKPNIEISPLLFISLIENAFKHGVSASTNSTISIDMITKENSVIFQIENHNFPKQTTDKSGSGIGLPNLEKRLELLYPNKHLFQQELKDDVYSVYLKIET, encoded by the coding sequence ATGATTGCTCAGCACCTTCTCATATGGTTGGTGCTGTTTAGTATGCCTTTTATTCTTTCGTACAGCGAAGATCAAGACTTAAATAGGTTGATTGCGCATTTCTTTATACCTATGCTTTTCTATGCTATTATCTTCTACACTAATTTTTTAATGTTGATTGATAGATTCTTATTTGCCAAAAAAACCTGGACTTTTATAGGTATTAATTTAATTATGATCTCGCTTTTTATTCTAGTAAAAGAACAGCTAGAGGATAATTTCTTTAAAGAGCTTATTAGAAAACCTATGGAAAATGGTAGAACTGGTCCTCCATTGAAGCTGTTTCTCTATGTACAGATGCTATCCTATGCAGCACCATTGCTTTTTTCAATAGCAATAAAATCAACCAAAAGGTTGGTAAGAACAGAAGCAGAGCGTAAAGAGGCAGCAAACTTTAAGCTACAGACAGAGTTGCAACATTTAAGGTACCAACTACAACCGCATTTCTTCTTTAATTCTTTGAACAATATTTATTCTTTGGTCGATTTATCGCCAGACAAGGCAAAATCAACCATTCATAGCTTAGGTAAACTTATGAGATACCTGCTTTATGAAACCAATACAGAGCTGGTTTCATTAGGTAAGGAAATTGAGTTCATGAGAAAATATATAGAACTCATGAAACTTCGGTTAACCGATAAAACAATTGTCGAATCTAGCTTTCCTATTAGCAAACCTAACATTGAAATTTCACCATTACTATTCATATCATTAATTGAAAATGCATTTAAACATGGTGTTTCTGCCAGTACAAATAGTACGATTTCAATTGACATGATAACGAAAGAAAATAGTGTCATTTTTCAGATTGAAAACCACAACTTTCCTAAGCAAACAACTGATAAAAGCGGTTCTGGTATTGGATTACCTAATTTAGAAAAGAGATTAGAATTATTGTATCCGAACAAACACCTTTTTCAACAAGAACTTAAGGATGATGTATATTCGGTATATTTAAAAATAGAAACTTAA
- a CDS encoding ABC transporter permease encodes MRLLNLFKIAFKAIILNTTRTLLTMLGIIIGVASVIAMLAIGEGSKESIRTTISAMGSNMITIQPGADNSGPARGSGGDVQTLTLANYEKIKAQADLISYITPVVNGNGQIINGSNNWPSSIYGVNPEYLDIKVVGLQSGSMFTDAEVKSASKVAVIGQTVVDNVFPDGQEPVGQMIRFNNIPFKVIGVLEEKGENTFGQDQDDVVIAPYTTVQKRILAIDHLNQIIASAISEDDAPAAVTQVSEILRTEHKLLDNEEDDFSVRSMEELISTFSSTSEMLTVLLVAVASISLLIGGIGIMNIMYVSVKERTKEIGLRMAVGAKGADILMQFLIEAILISITGGLLGVLLGLAATVFIEKFLLWPTSVALYSIVVSFAVCAVTGIFFGWYPARKASALDPITALRYE; translated from the coding sequence ATGAGGCTATTAAATTTATTTAAAATCGCATTCAAAGCAATCATTCTTAATACAACTAGAACATTGCTAACAATGTTAGGTATTATTATTGGCGTTGCTTCTGTAATTGCAATGCTAGCCATTGGTGAAGGATCTAAAGAAAGTATTCGTACTACTATTTCTGCAATGGGATCTAATATGATTACCATTCAGCCTGGTGCAGACAATAGTGGTCCAGCAAGAGGTAGTGGAGGAGATGTACAAACATTGACATTGGCTAATTATGAGAAGATTAAAGCGCAAGCCGATTTAATTAGTTACATCACGCCTGTAGTTAATGGTAATGGACAAATTATTAACGGTTCTAACAACTGGCCTTCTTCAATTTATGGTGTAAACCCAGAATATTTAGACATTAAAGTGGTTGGTTTACAAAGTGGAAGTATGTTTACCGATGCTGAGGTTAAATCGGCTTCTAAAGTGGCAGTAATTGGACAAACGGTGGTTGATAATGTGTTTCCTGATGGACAAGAACCGGTAGGGCAAATGATTCGTTTTAATAATATTCCGTTTAAAGTAATTGGTGTATTAGAAGAAAAAGGAGAAAATACTTTTGGTCAAGATCAAGATGATGTTGTAATAGCTCCTTATACGACAGTACAAAAACGTATTCTAGCAATAGATCACTTAAACCAGATTATAGCATCGGCTATTAGCGAAGATGATGCTCCTGCAGCTGTAACTCAAGTGTCTGAAATTTTAAGAACAGAACATAAATTACTGGATAACGAAGAGGATGATTTTTCAGTACGTTCTATGGAAGAATTGATATCTACTTTTAGCTCAACAAGCGAAATGTTGACCGTATTATTAGTTGCCGTGGCAAGTATATCTTTACTTATTGGTGGTATTGGTATTATGAATATTATGTATGTATCCGTGAAAGAAAGAACTAAAGAGATTGGTCTTAGAATGGCAGTTGGTGCCAAAGGAGCTGATATTTTAATGCAGTTTTTAATTGAAGCTATTTTAATTAGTATTACCGGAGGGTTACTGGGTGTATTATTGGGCTTAGCAGCTACGGTGTTTATTGAAAAGTTCTTACTTTGGCCTACAAGTGTAGCATTATATTCAATTGTGGTATCATTTGCGGTTTGTGCCGTAACAGGTATCTTCTTTGGTTGGTACCCTGCAAGAAAAGCATCGGCATTAGACCCAATTACAGCTTTACGTTACGAATAA
- a CDS encoding ABC transporter ATP-binding protein: MTKEIIKIENLKREFTMGAETVRALRGISFTIKEGEFVTIMGSSGSGKSTMLNILGCLDQPTSGTYEIDGVSMKDLSRNELATIRNEKIGFIFQSYNLLARTSAIENVELPLLYNSKVSTEERRKRAIEALKMVGLGERMDHTPAQLSGGQQQRVAIARSLVNKPVMILADEATGNLDTRTAYEIMSIFQDLNEQGITIAFVTHEPDIATFSSRTIVLKDGEIMQDYQNHNVQSAAVELAKLPKQDH; encoded by the coding sequence ATGACTAAAGAAATCATTAAAATAGAAAATTTAAAACGTGAGTTTACCATGGGAGCCGAAACGGTACGCGCTTTACGAGGTATCTCATTTACAATTAAGGAAGGCGAATTTGTTACCATCATGGGCTCTAGTGGTTCTGGAAAAAGTACCATGCTTAACATATTGGGCTGCTTAGATCAACCCACATCTGGTACTTACGAGATTGATGGTGTAAGTATGAAAGACTTAAGTAGAAATGAACTGGCTACAATTAGAAATGAGAAAATAGGATTCATTTTTCAATCTTATAACCTTTTAGCTAGAACATCCGCAATAGAAAATGTAGAATTACCATTATTATACAATAGTAAGGTTTCTACTGAAGAACGAAGAAAACGTGCTATAGAAGCATTAAAAATGGTTGGTTTGGGTGAAAGAATGGATCACACGCCAGCGCAACTTTCTGGAGGACAACAACAACGTGTTGCCATTGCAAGATCGTTGGTTAATAAACCTGTAATGATTCTTGCTGATGAAGCTACAGGAAATCTAGACACAAGAACGGCTTACGAAATTATGTCGATTTTTCAAGACCTAAACGAACAAGGTATTACTATCGCTTTTGTAACGCATGAACCAGATATAGCAACATTTAGTAGTAGAACCATCGTATTAAAAGATGGAGAGATTATGCAAGATTATCAAAACCATAATGTGCAATCTGCGGCAGTTGAGTTAGCAAAATTACCTAAACAAGACCATTAA
- a CDS encoding efflux RND transporter periplasmic adaptor subunit — protein MKKNKKLIIISIVVIVLAIVGYTFMNKEGAVVIEAQTVTAKKGSVTTMVTATGTIEPIEQVEVGTQVSGVVEKIYVDYNSVVTEGQLIAELDKTNLNAAKTQAQAAYDNAVNQRDYAKTIYDRQKSLYDSQVISKSDFDDANYNYEIAKGTVTQRLSDLQTAKTNLSYANIYSPIDGVVLSRAIDEGQTVAASLSTPTLFTIAQDLKEMQVEADVDEADIGQVIEGQRVEFTVDAYIGETFNGIVTQVRLDPTVTSNVVTYTVVVKADNEDLKLKPGLTATISIFTLELNDVLTAEAKAINFKPEREVFATYNQQHDLETKNSERSREATALWVLGTDGSITPKMVTLGASDGVNVQILSGISEGDKLVYSLKGVSKSEAGTEEKSESPFMPQRPGGNRKK, from the coding sequence ATGAAAAAAAATAAAAAATTAATTATCATTAGCATTGTAGTGATTGTGCTCGCTATTGTAGGATATACTTTTATGAATAAAGAAGGCGCTGTTGTGATAGAAGCACAAACTGTTACTGCCAAAAAAGGAAGTGTAACCACAATGGTAACCGCAACAGGAACTATAGAACCGATAGAACAAGTAGAAGTAGGAACGCAAGTTTCTGGTGTTGTAGAAAAAATATATGTAGATTATAACAGTGTAGTTACAGAAGGACAATTAATTGCAGAATTAGATAAAACAAACTTAAATGCTGCAAAAACACAAGCCCAAGCTGCTTATGACAATGCAGTAAACCAAAGAGATTATGCAAAAACGATTTATGACCGACAAAAATCCCTGTACGATAGTCAAGTGATTAGTAAGTCTGATTTTGATGATGCGAACTACAATTATGAAATTGCAAAAGGTACTGTAACCCAACGTTTATCGGATTTACAAACAGCAAAAACAAATTTGAGCTATGCTAATATTTATTCGCCTATTGATGGAGTGGTATTATCTAGAGCTATTGATGAAGGACAAACAGTTGCTGCTAGTTTAAGTACACCGACATTGTTTACAATTGCACAAGATTTAAAAGAAATGCAAGTAGAAGCAGATGTTGATGAAGCAGATATAGGACAAGTAATAGAAGGGCAACGTGTTGAGTTTACCGTTGATGCATATATTGGTGAAACCTTTAACGGAATTGTAACACAAGTACGTTTAGACCCTACGGTGACTTCAAATGTAGTAACTTATACAGTTGTCGTTAAAGCAGATAATGAAGATTTAAAATTGAAGCCAGGCTTAACAGCAACCATTTCAATTTTCACATTGGAGTTGAATGATGTATTAACTGCAGAGGCTAAAGCCATTAATTTCAAACCAGAAAGAGAGGTGTTTGCGACATACAATCAACAACATGACTTAGAAACAAAAAATAGCGAAAGATCTAGAGAAGCCACTGCTCTTTGGGTGTTAGGTACTGATGGATCAATTACACCGAAGATGGTAACACTTGGTGCTAGTGATGGTGTTAATGTGCAAATTTTAAGTGGCATTTCCGAAGGTGATAAATTAGTGTACAGTTTAAAAGGAGTTTCTAAATCGGAAGCTGGAACTGAGGAAAAAAGTGAAAGTCCTTTTATGCCACAACGACCAGGCGGTAACAGAAAAAAATAG
- a CDS encoding TolC family protein, which yields MKQIIIITGILCAHFGFSQEVETQVASKIWSLEDCISYAIENNITVKNAEINASISEVDYKTAKSAKLPNLFGSASQNFSNGTTIDPITSDYVSDQIHSTNLGVNSSMTLYQGNQLSNQVKQNKLLIEQNSLLAQEAKNNIVISILESYLQTLYSKEGITIAENNLTASEKEVLRAKSRLEAGTIALSDYTEAQSQAATNKYNVIAAKNDYELNIIDLKQLLELSPLDDLQIETVDENQDLIYLELNKEAIYTNALSYLPEVEASNTNILINEKELEIAEGGYLPTLSLTGSLGSGYTSIRDNNFYDQLDVNFNQRLGLSLSVPIFNRNKTKSAVQIAAFNIEKAEIQKQVVEKEVIKKVEIAYQFALSSQEQLVAAEASQSAAEQSYNLAQKRYELGDLSTTDLVVSQNSFTNAQQNYIQSKYLNILYHQLLQFYQGNDIKL from the coding sequence ATGAAACAAATTATAATCATAACAGGCATTTTATGTGCTCATTTTGGTTTTTCGCAAGAAGTAGAAACCCAAGTAGCATCAAAAATATGGTCTTTGGAAGATTGTATTTCGTATGCCATTGAAAACAATATCACTGTAAAAAATGCTGAAATAAACGCAAGTATCTCTGAGGTAGATTATAAAACGGCTAAATCAGCCAAGCTACCTAATCTATTTGGTAGTGCATCTCAAAATTTTTCTAATGGTACTACAATTGACCCTATTACAAGTGATTATGTTTCTGATCAGATACATAGTACCAATTTAGGAGTTAACAGTTCTATGACGCTCTACCAGGGTAATCAATTGAGTAATCAAGTAAAGCAAAATAAACTTTTAATAGAGCAAAATAGTTTATTGGCGCAAGAGGCTAAAAACAATATTGTTATTAGCATCTTAGAGTCATATCTACAGACATTATATAGCAAAGAGGGCATCACAATTGCAGAAAACAATTTAACTGCATCAGAAAAAGAAGTGTTAAGAGCAAAATCTAGGTTAGAGGCAGGTACAATTGCACTAAGCGATTATACTGAAGCACAAAGTCAAGCAGCTACCAATAAATACAACGTTATTGCCGCTAAAAATGATTACGAGCTTAACATTATAGACCTAAAGCAATTGTTGGAATTATCACCATTAGATGATTTACAAATAGAAACGGTAGATGAAAATCAAGATTTAATATACCTAGAATTAAACAAAGAAGCAATCTATACAAATGCTTTATCGTATTTACCAGAAGTAGAGGCTAGTAATACTAATATTTTAATCAACGAAAAAGAGCTAGAAATAGCTGAAGGAGGTTATTTACCTACGTTATCATTAACAGGTAGTCTTGGTTCTGGATATACAAGCATTAGAGATAATAATTTCTATGACCAACTAGATGTCAATTTCAACCAGAGACTTGGTTTAAGTTTAAGTGTTCCAATTTTTAATAGAAATAAGACTAAGTCTGCCGTACAAATTGCTGCATTTAATATAGAAAAAGCAGAAATACAAAAGCAAGTAGTAGAAAAAGAAGTTATTAAAAAGGTTGAAATAGCCTACCAGTTTGCACTTTCTTCTCAAGAGCAATTAGTTGCCGCAGAAGCATCACAGAGTGCTGCAGAACAATCTTATAACCTTGCGCAAAAGAGGTATGAGCTTGGAGATTTAAGTACTACCGATCTAGTTGTAAGTCAAAATTCATTTACCAATGCACAACAGAATTACATACAATCTAAATACTTAAATATTTTATACCATCAATTATTACAATTTTATCAAGGAAACGACATTAAACTTTAA